A stretch of Mucilaginibacter terrae DNA encodes these proteins:
- a CDS encoding 4-hydroxyproline epimerase, whose amino-acid sequence MKKTFSCIDAHTCGNPVRVVAGGGPVLKGNSMMERRLHFLEEFDWIRKGLMFEPRGHDMMSGSILYPPVDPANDIGVLYIETSGCLPMCGHGTIGTVTIAIEEGLVIPKIPGKLRLETPAGIVLVDYVQEGKKVKSVKLTNVKSFLAAESLTVECPDLGTLTVDVAYGGNFYAIVDPQENFKGLENYTADQLISWSRVCRKRMNELYTFVHPENEHIKGLSHFLWTGATLSADATARNAVFYGDKAIDRSPCGTGTSARMAQWYAKGKLKKGDLFVHESIIGSKFTGTIEEETTLAGKPAIVPGIEGWAMVTGYNTIFIDDDDPYAHGFQVI is encoded by the coding sequence ATGAAAAAAACGTTTTCGTGTATTGATGCGCATACTTGTGGCAACCCGGTAAGGGTGGTTGCGGGTGGTGGCCCTGTGCTAAAGGGTAACAGCATGATGGAGCGCCGGTTGCACTTTTTAGAAGAGTTTGACTGGATACGTAAAGGCCTCATGTTTGAACCCCGTGGGCACGATATGATGAGCGGCAGCATACTCTATCCGCCGGTTGACCCTGCCAATGATATAGGGGTGCTATATATTGAAACCAGCGGTTGCCTGCCCATGTGCGGCCATGGCACCATTGGTACCGTAACCATAGCTATAGAAGAAGGCTTGGTTATACCCAAAATACCGGGTAAACTGCGCCTCGAAACCCCGGCTGGCATCGTGTTGGTTGATTATGTGCAGGAAGGCAAAAAAGTAAAATCGGTTAAGCTCACTAACGTAAAATCGTTTTTGGCGGCCGAAAGCCTGACCGTTGAATGCCCCGATTTAGGTACTCTGACGGTTGACGTAGCCTACGGCGGTAACTTTTACGCCATTGTTGACCCGCAGGAAAACTTTAAGGGACTGGAAAACTACACCGCCGACCAGCTCATTAGCTGGAGCCGCGTGTGCCGCAAGCGCATGAACGAACTATACACCTTTGTTCACCCCGAAAACGAGCATATTAAAGGCCTGAGCCATTTTTTGTGGACAGGCGCAACCCTATCGGCTGATGCCACCGCCCGCAATGCCGTTTTTTATGGCGATAAGGCTATTGACCGTTCTCCTTGCGGCACCGGTACATCGGCGCGTATGGCGCAGTGGTATGCCAAGGGAAAACTCAAAAAGGGTGATCTGTTTGTTCATGAAAGTATTATCGGTTCCAAATTTACCGGCACTATTGAAGAGGAAACCACTTTAGCTGGCAAACCCGCCATTGTGCCCGGTATTGAAGGTTGGGCCATGGTAACGGGCTACAACACCATCTTTATTGATGACGACGATCCGTACGCTCATGGTTTCCAGGTTATATAA
- a CDS encoding NAD(P)/FAD-dependent oxidoreductase encodes MSNQRSAIVIGGGIIGLCSAYYLVQSGWKVTIIDKGNLADNCSSGNAGMIVPSHFIPLAAPGMVAKGIRWMFNSKSPFYVKPSFDPKLISWGLQFIKHANDAQVNKVAPALRDLHLLSKQLYTELAANPELNFGFEDKGILMLYKTEKAGVEEIHVAQKAQQLGLDVEVLNHEQVQRLEPHTHLNVKGAVHYRCDAHIYPNALVKQLTAYLKAQGVDIKTNCTVNSFGTNGGQIQSIETSSGTFNADLTIMTGGAWLPELAQKAGMKIPVMPGKGYSFMVDNTANKIIHPSLLLEARVAITPMNGQVRIGGTMEIGAINSKINMNRVQGIVNAVPNYYPEHQVKLPEVNDVWYGFRPCSPDGLPYIGFSQKWSNLIVAGGHGMMGLGLGPATGKLVAELADSSSLSTDIKDYNPNRFN; translated from the coding sequence ATGTCTAATCAGCGTTCAGCTATTGTTATTGGTGGAGGTATTATTGGCCTCTGCTCTGCATACTATCTTGTTCAATCGGGCTGGAAGGTTACCATTATTGATAAGGGTAACCTGGCCGATAATTGCTCGTCGGGCAATGCGGGCATGATCGTTCCCAGCCACTTTATACCGCTGGCAGCACCCGGCATGGTAGCCAAAGGCATCAGGTGGATGTTTAATAGCAAAAGTCCGTTCTACGTAAAACCATCTTTCGACCCCAAACTAATATCATGGGGTTTACAATTCATTAAACATGCCAATGATGCGCAGGTAAACAAGGTTGCCCCGGCACTAAGAGACTTGCATTTGCTGAGTAAGCAATTGTATACAGAACTTGCCGCCAACCCCGAACTCAATTTTGGTTTTGAAGATAAAGGTATACTCATGCTTTACAAAACCGAAAAAGCTGGTGTCGAAGAAATTCACGTAGCACAAAAAGCCCAGCAACTCGGTTTGGATGTGGAAGTATTAAACCATGAACAGGTGCAGCGTTTAGAGCCCCATACCCATTTGAACGTAAAAGGGGCGGTGCACTACCGTTGCGATGCACACATATATCCTAATGCCCTTGTTAAACAACTTACCGCTTACTTAAAGGCGCAGGGCGTTGATATTAAAACCAATTGTACGGTAAACAGCTTCGGCACCAACGGAGGGCAGATCCAGTCTATTGAAACCTCATCAGGAACGTTTAATGCCGATTTAACCATCATGACCGGTGGTGCCTGGTTACCCGAACTGGCTCAAAAAGCAGGTATGAAAATTCCGGTAATGCCGGGTAAGGGATATTCGTTTATGGTGGATAATACTGCTAATAAAATCATTCACCCCTCATTGTTATTAGAAGCCCGTGTAGCCATAACCCCTATGAATGGACAGGTACGTATTGGCGGCACCATGGAAATTGGAGCCATCAACAGCAAAATAAATATGAACCGGGTGCAGGGTATAGTTAACGCCGTGCCTAATTATTATCCCGAGCACCAGGTAAAACTCCCGGAGGTTAACGATGTATGGTATGGTTTCAGGCCATGCTCGCCCGATGGGTTGCCATACATAGGTTTCAGCCAAAAATGGAGCAACCTCATTGTGGCCGGTGGTCATGGTATGATGGGCCTGGGGCTTGGCCCGGCAACAGGCAAATTAGTTGCCGAACTGGCCGATAGCTCGTCGTTATCAACCGATATTAAAGATTACAACCCTAACCGGTTTAACTAA
- a CDS encoding HEAT repeat domain-containing protein encodes MKGRLEDFINEHSEELNHRTPNPEVLNRILKQMGHEAPVHKEEPKKGIIISFNAMRWAAAACLLLALGFGLWKFSANKDVEEATSARIRHKITPATQLPDTTVAQPTEVAANKQLEAPTNRFEDIDKEIALRKNQLAQNVNRSEKASAYKKVLFDKLNDETSPAVRIKALSQTNKLKSMSNDVVDALVETMNHDPNTNVRLAALDGLAKFYKEAYVKKQLIKSLKKQNDPMVQIELIGLLTRMKESAILTELEGMVTDENNIPAVRETAYTGMFELKKS; translated from the coding sequence ATGAAAGGTAGATTAGAAGATTTTATTAACGAACATAGCGAAGAGTTAAACCATCGCACACCAAACCCCGAGGTGCTCAATCGTATTTTGAAGCAAATGGGGCATGAGGCACCTGTGCATAAGGAAGAGCCTAAAAAGGGCATTATTATATCATTCAATGCTATGCGTTGGGCTGCTGCCGCTTGCCTGTTACTGGCTTTAGGTTTTGGTTTATGGAAATTTAGTGCAAACAAGGATGTTGAAGAAGCTACTTCCGCCCGTATTCGGCACAAAATTACGCCTGCCACTCAATTGCCCGATACAACCGTAGCGCAACCAACAGAAGTTGCAGCCAATAAGCAACTGGAGGCACCGACGAACCGCTTTGAAGACATAGATAAAGAAATTGCCTTACGCAAAAATCAGCTGGCTCAAAACGTAAACCGATCAGAAAAAGCATCAGCGTATAAAAAAGTGCTTTTTGATAAGTTGAATGATGAAACATCACCGGCAGTGCGCATCAAGGCGCTATCGCAAACCAATAAACTCAAAAGCATGAGTAACGATGTGGTAGATGCACTGGTTGAAACCATGAACCATGACCCTAATACCAACGTGAGGCTGGCAGCCCTGGATGGTTTGGCTAAGTTTTATAAAGAGGCGTATGTTAAAAAGCAATTAATAAAATCGCTCAAAAAACAAAACGACCCGATGGTGCAAATTGAGCTGATAGGTTTGCTCACCCGCATGAAAGAGTCGGCCATATTAACTGAACTGGAAGGTATGGTTACCGATGAAAACAACATCCCAGCCGTTAGGGAAACCGCTTACACCGGAATGTTCGAGCTGAAGAAATCCTAA
- a CDS encoding RNA polymerase sigma factor, with product MNTPQELITRCQQGDPYAYTRLYDLNAKYVYNAICRYVEHTGEAEDIMQEAFVDAYHSIGKLANADSFRPWIKRIAINKAINWLRKRKLEYTELEDDTWVEEETPVNEDDFEYTMNRVSQAIEGLPLAYRTIFQLYAVENIPQVEIAQMLGMSNSTVRVQYFRAKAKVLEMLKEGQYER from the coding sequence ATGAATACGCCACAAGAGCTTATAACCAGGTGCCAGCAGGGAGACCCCTATGCTTACACCAGGTTGTATGATTTGAATGCAAAATATGTTTATAACGCCATTTGCCGGTATGTAGAGCACACCGGCGAAGCCGAAGATATTATGCAGGAAGCTTTTGTAGATGCTTATCACTCGATTGGCAAACTGGCAAATGCTGATAGTTTTAGGCCATGGATAAAGCGGATTGCGATAAACAAGGCTATTAACTGGCTGCGTAAACGGAAACTGGAATATACCGAGTTAGAAGACGATACTTGGGTTGAGGAAGAAACGCCGGTGAACGAAGATGATTTTGAATACACGATGAACCGCGTAAGTCAGGCTATTGAAGGTTTGCCGTTAGCGTATCGCACCATATTTCAATTGTATGCGGTCGAGAACATTCCGCAGGTTGAAATAGCGCAGATGCTGGGCATGTCAAACAGTACGGTAAGAGTGCAGTATTTCAGGGCTAAGGCCAAGGTTTTAGAGATGTTAAAAGAGGGGCAATATGAAAGGTAG
- a CDS encoding aldehyde dehydrogenase (NADP(+)) translates to MYNETSWDEAELILANARQAFRELKKYSIRQRASFMRTIAVEIEALGDELIKTAMAETNLTEPRLIGERARTILQWNSYANYAELGNWMDVRIDTASRTLSKTDIRKTAVALGPVAVFGAGNFPFAFSTAGGDTASAIAAGCPVVVKAHPGHPKTCVLMAQAIEKARVKCRMPEGVFAQVYSTGIEIGQLLVKHEVIKAVAFTGSFKGGKAIADLAAQRHEPIPVFAEMGSINPVFLLPEKLRMEAAQVADQFIASVTLGVGQFCTNPGLMVGIAGDDLNTFTAALKNAAVNAAPATMLHPGIAQNFEHTRSNALQQSEVTVLAQSGIAKAENQGDATIASVSAATFIANPALHQEVFGPYSLLVVCQNADEMLAVAEAIEGQLTATFIATSNDLAENQTLTQIVQERCGRIIVNQFPTGVEVCLAMHHGGPYPATTNSAHTSVGADGIKRFTRPLSFQNWPNEHLPEELQNANPLEVWRTINNELTLEPIGQPVAGY, encoded by the coding sequence ATGTATAATGAAACAAGTTGGGACGAGGCTGAGCTTATCTTAGCCAACGCCCGGCAAGCATTCCGTGAGTTAAAAAAATATTCTATCCGTCAGCGTGCCTCATTTATGCGCACCATAGCGGTTGAAATTGAGGCCCTGGGCGATGAGCTGATTAAAACAGCCATGGCCGAAACCAACCTCACCGAGCCCCGCTTAATTGGCGAACGTGCACGCACCATTTTGCAATGGAACAGCTATGCTAATTACGCCGAACTGGGTAACTGGATGGATGTGCGCATTGATACTGCATCAAGAACACTCTCTAAAACCGACATCCGCAAAACAGCGGTAGCGCTTGGCCCGGTGGCGGTTTTTGGAGCCGGAAACTTTCCGTTCGCGTTTTCAACCGCGGGCGGAGATACCGCCAGCGCCATTGCCGCAGGTTGCCCGGTTGTGGTAAAAGCGCATCCCGGTCACCCCAAAACCTGTGTGCTTATGGCACAGGCCATTGAAAAGGCACGCGTGAAATGCCGTATGCCCGAGGGTGTTTTTGCCCAGGTTTACAGCACCGGAATTGAAATTGGTCAGTTATTGGTTAAGCATGAGGTTATTAAAGCCGTGGCCTTTACCGGTTCATTTAAAGGGGGCAAGGCCATAGCCGATCTGGCCGCGCAACGCCACGAGCCCATACCTGTATTTGCCGAAATGGGCAGCATCAACCCCGTGTTTTTGCTTCCCGAAAAATTAAGAATGGAAGCCGCGCAGGTTGCCGATCAATTTATAGCCTCGGTAACTTTAGGTGTGGGGCAGTTTTGTACCAATCCGGGTTTAATGGTAGGCATAGCCGGTGATGATTTAAATACGTTTACCGCTGCACTAAAAAATGCAGCAGTTAATGCCGCCCCGGCCACCATGTTGCATCCGGGTATTGCCCAAAACTTTGAGCATACGCGTAGTAACGCCTTACAGCAAAGCGAGGTAACAGTACTGGCACAATCGGGCATTGCAAAAGCCGAAAACCAGGGCGATGCCACTATTGCCAGCGTAAGCGCAGCTACCTTTATAGCCAACCCGGCCTTGCACCAGGAAGTATTTGGACCGTACTCGTTATTGGTAGTTTGCCAAAATGCTGATGAAATGCTGGCCGTTGCCGAAGCCATTGAGGGACAGCTCACTGCCACTTTTATAGCAACCAGTAACGATTTAGCGGAAAATCAAACCCTTACCCAAATTGTACAGGAGCGTTGTGGTCGTATCATCGTAAACCAGTTTCCAACCGGAGTTGAGGTTTGTTTGGCTATGCACCACGGAGGGCCTTACCCGGCCACTACCAACAGTGCCCACACCTCGGTAGGTGCCGATGGTATTAAGCGCTTTACCCGCCCGTTAAGCTTTCAAAACTGGCCCAACGAGCACCTGCCCGAAGAACTGCAAAACGCCAACCCGCTTGAGGTTTGGCGCACCATTAATAACGAGTTAACCTTAGAGCCCATTGGGCAGCCTGTAGCCGGTTATTGA
- a CDS encoding DUF4097 family beta strand repeat-containing protein, which produces MKKRFITIIIALIASGSAFAQEYKLAKSIGRLVIKLPAATVEGYDGKEIIFTSEDKQYADERAAGLRLLSGTGVVDNTNIGINVADKGATVEVNEVAQNIGRVKIKVPYGMSISYNWQSMMNSSKAHFKNIQKEIEISCRNNAVELENITGPVTINSVYGSVTAKFADKITGPVTISSLYSTVDVSVPAATKANLKLNTKHGNVFASSDLKIELKKHSDDEMVEYNGNVAGTLNGGGAELNLTSTFGKVYLRKAN; this is translated from the coding sequence ATGAAAAAGAGATTCATCACTATAATTATAGCGCTGATAGCATCAGGAAGCGCATTTGCACAGGAGTATAAATTGGCCAAATCAATTGGTAGGCTGGTTATTAAGCTGCCTGCGGCTACGGTGGAAGGATATGATGGTAAGGAAATTATCTTCACATCAGAAGACAAGCAATATGCCGACGAGCGCGCTGCCGGTTTAAGGCTGCTAAGCGGCACCGGCGTGGTTGATAATACCAACATAGGCATTAACGTTGCCGATAAAGGCGCCACTGTTGAGGTAAATGAGGTAGCCCAAAACATTGGCCGTGTCAAAATAAAAGTACCCTATGGTATGAGCATATCTTACAACTGGCAGAGCATGATGAATTCAAGTAAGGCACATTTTAAAAACATTCAAAAGGAAATTGAAATATCGTGCCGTAACAATGCAGTAGAGCTGGAAAATATTACCGGACCTGTAACTATAAATAGTGTATATGGTTCTGTTACAGCCAAATTTGCAGACAAAATTACCGGCCCTGTTACCATTTCATCTTTATACTCAACGGTTGATGTATCGGTGCCGGCGGCAACCAAAGCCAACCTTAAACTCAATACCAAGCACGGTAACGTATTTGCCTCGTCTGACCTGAAAATAGAATTGAAGAAGCACTCTGATGATGAAATGGTGGAGTATAATGGCAATGTTGCCGGTACCCTTAACGGTGGAGGAGCCGAGCTCAATCTTACTTCAACCTTCGGAAAAGTATACCTGCGTAAAGCAAACTAA